One window of Catharus ustulatus isolate bCatUst1 chromosome 3, bCatUst1.pri.v2, whole genome shotgun sequence genomic DNA carries:
- the GNG4 gene encoding guanine nucleotide-binding protein G(I)/G(S)/G(O) subunit gamma-4, translated as MKELVSNSTTSISQARKAVEQLKMEAYMDRMKVSKAAADLLAYCDAHIGEDPLIIPVPASENPFREKKLFCTIL; from the exons atgaaggaaCTAGTGTCAAACAGCACAACCAGTATTTCTCAAGCCAGGAAAGCTGTGGAGCAATTGAAAATGGAAGCATACATGGATAGAATGAAG GTATCCAAGGCTGCAGCAGATTTATTGGCATATTGTGATGCACACATTGGAGAAGATCCCCTTATTATTCCTGTACCTGCATCTGAAAATCCCTTTAGGGAGAAGAAACTCTTTTGTACTATCCTTTGA